One part of the Dysidea avara chromosome 10, odDysAvar1.4, whole genome shotgun sequence genome encodes these proteins:
- the LOC136269240 gene encoding RING finger protein nhl-1-like has translation MQKIFYQPAVEAKQRISVNSLLGETVNKTKTKIVCARTMSSYGPTEQNKKQFIYPYQLANGPNNELFVSDRENHQLIIFDDKLQYLRVFGSKGSGKVKKGTFYNPTGLAVDAAGGALYVADHNNIIQKFELNGDMSLDYVGYYGKKEREKGQLLYPCGLAFSSKGLFVCDYGNHRIQVFKGSEVDSFGHHGSNIGEFKEPHSIVINKDENKVFVTDHSNNRIQVFTTEGSFVAVIVDKTNAPSNPQVQYPRGIFYTSDGHLLVSCTYTHCIVEFTEDGSYVSTIEGIVQPGGIVLQHTGDIVVTSNVKQVLYVIASLDDSVCKVSDE, from the coding sequence ATGCAAAAAATTTTCTACCAACCAGCTGTAGAAGCAAAACAGCGTATATCTGTTAATTCACTGCTAGGTGAGACAGTGAACAAAACAAAAACTAAGATAGTTTGCGCAAGAACAATGAGTAGTTACGGACCAACCGAACAAAATAAAAAACAGTTTATATATCCTTATCAATTAGCCAATGGTCCCAACAATGAACTGTTTGTCAGTGACAGAGAGAATCATCAGTTAATTATATTTGATGATAAATTGCAGTACTTGAGAGTGTTTGGAAGCAAGGGTTCAGGTAAGGTCAAAAAGGGGACATTTTACAATCCCACTGGTCTAGCTGTAGATGCAGCTGGTGGTGCTCTGTATGTTGCAGATCATAACAACATAATTCAAAAATTTGAGTTGAATGGTGATATGTCTTTGGATTATGTCGGCTATTATGGGAAGAAAGAACGAGAAAAGGGTCAGTTGCTTTACCCATGTGGTTTAGCATTTTCAAGTAAAGGACTATTTGTCTGTGATTATGGAAATCATCGCATCCAAGTATTTAAGGGTAGTGAGGTAGATTCATTTGGTCATCACGGTAGTAATATTGGAGAGTTTAAGGAGCCTCATTCTATTGTCATCAATAAAGATGAAAATAAAGTGTTTGTTACAGATCACAGCAATAATAGAATACAAGTCTTTACAACAGAAGGTAGCTTTGTTGCTGTTATAGTTGACAAGACCAATGCTCCTAGCAATCCACAGGTACAGTATCCTCGTGGCATTTTCTATACATCCGATGGACATTTGTTAGTCAGTTGTACTTACACTCACTGTATAGTGGAGTTTACTGAGGATGGTAGCTACGTCTCTACCATAGAAGGTATTGTACAACCTGGTGGTATCGTGTTGCAACATACTGGAGACATAGTTGTCACAAGTAATGTAAAACAAGTACTGTATGTCATTGCATCTCTTGATGACAGTGTTTGTAAAGTATCGGATGAATAG